Proteins from a single region of Alloscardovia omnicolens:
- a CDS encoding MspI family type II restriction endonuclease — MSTRSSDQSNKDKAQHGANNTSSLSQLLQNALIKKYLREVIENYRAGRIDYDPHQFFAPFYITLSDNSSVLLYTTTSLRSDRVKQPQWDALNLKAINPHISSAYLVYADGINADERKKFKEFNQEIKNKIKYSSLDGALSQTELERLLEERFLADSSIGGARAIKGRNFENILVETLKNPTNLQMWKEEKSLHVGYYYPLFFMVVTHLCLDPSQVTAITATADQEKIGLLPSGGLPKTDVIMTVRKTNDAIETYTFSCKRSKSNSVSVHQYSADSFAEILDPNNDFLRDLLNLFQAKGNMKDMGTENVVALTRELQPYLKKLTAWAIGGYNGYGDPETQWAHHVIVLDEATETYGIHTTEDYCENLLNERPKSFGTPFSWTYQGKRGENIQLKASIIL, encoded by the coding sequence ATGTCTACACGTAGTAGTGACCAGTCAAACAAAGACAAAGCCCAACATGGAGCTAATAACACGAGCTCACTTAGCCAGCTTTTACAAAATGCCTTAATTAAAAAATATTTACGGGAAGTGATTGAGAACTACAGAGCTGGACGTATAGATTACGACCCACATCAGTTCTTCGCACCATTCTACATAACGCTCTCAGATAACTCTTCCGTCTTACTCTATACAACGACGTCTCTACGAAGTGACCGTGTAAAACAACCCCAATGGGACGCCCTTAATCTAAAAGCGATTAACCCACATATCTCTTCTGCTTATCTAGTATATGCTGACGGAATCAACGCAGACGAAAGAAAAAAGTTCAAAGAATTCAACCAAGAAATTAAAAATAAGATCAAATATTCTTCTTTAGACGGTGCCCTTTCTCAAACAGAGCTTGAAAGACTACTTGAAGAGCGATTCCTAGCAGATAGTTCAATAGGCGGAGCGCGGGCTATAAAAGGAAGAAACTTCGAGAATATCTTAGTGGAAACGCTAAAGAATCCTACAAATCTTCAGATGTGGAAAGAAGAAAAAAGCCTACACGTAGGATACTATTATCCGTTGTTCTTCATGGTAGTTACCCATTTATGTTTAGATCCGTCTCAAGTAACAGCAATCACAGCAACAGCAGATCAAGAAAAAATTGGATTACTGCCGTCAGGAGGACTACCCAAGACTGACGTCATCATGACTGTTAGAAAAACTAATGACGCTATTGAGACATACACTTTCAGCTGCAAACGCTCTAAATCTAATAGTGTTAGTGTCCATCAATATTCGGCCGATTCTTTTGCAGAAATACTTGATCCTAATAATGATTTTCTCAGGGATCTATTGAACTTATTCCAAGCCAAAGGGAATATGAAAGATATGGGAACAGAAAATGTAGTAGCTTTAACAAGGGAGTTACAACCATACCTCAAAAAACTCACAGCATGGGCGATCGGAGGATATAACGGATATGGTGATCCAGAAACACAATGGGCTCATCATGTGATTGTACTTGACGAAGCAACTGAAACATACGGAATTCACACCACTGAAGATTATTGTGAAAATCTACTGAACGAACGACCTAAGAGTTTCGGTACCCCATTTAGCTGGACCTATCAGGGTAAAAGAGGAGAGAATATACAACTGAAAGCTAGTATTATCCTCTAA
- a CDS encoding DNA cytosine methyltransferase, which yields MLTFIDLFAGIGGIRQAFEDDNTMCVFSSEWDKYAAKTYEANFHEVPAGDITQISEKDIPNHDVLLAGFPCQPFSNIGKREGFAHATQGTLFFDVLRILVEKKPQMFLLENVKGLLTNDRGRTFQIIMDSLRELKYSVFYKVLNAQDFGLPQQRERVLIVGFRDDLKVRDFVFPEGNPNVRVPISSILEDNPSGYSISKHLQESYLFKKNDGKPQIVDKNSQGQVKTLVASYHKIQRLTGTFVRGGETGIRLFSELEVKRLMGFPDDFIVPVSRTQMYREFGNSVCVPMVRAVADAMKQKIR from the coding sequence ATGCTGACTTTTATTGACCTCTTTGCTGGTATTGGCGGTATTCGTCAAGCTTTTGAGGATGATAATACGATGTGTGTTTTTAGTTCAGAATGGGATAAATACGCTGCAAAAACGTATGAAGCAAATTTTCATGAAGTACCTGCTGGAGATATTACACAGATTAGCGAAAAAGATATTCCTAATCATGATGTCCTTTTAGCTGGTTTTCCGTGTCAGCCCTTTAGCAATATTGGTAAGAGGGAAGGCTTTGCTCATGCAACTCAGGGAACGCTATTTTTTGATGTTCTTCGTATTTTGGTCGAGAAAAAGCCGCAAATGTTTTTACTAGAAAATGTTAAAGGTTTACTCACCAATGATAGGGGTCGTACTTTCCAGATAATTATGGACTCATTGAGGGAATTAAAATATTCGGTTTTCTACAAGGTTTTAAATGCGCAAGATTTTGGTTTGCCCCAGCAACGAGAGCGTGTACTTATCGTTGGTTTTCGTGACGATTTAAAAGTTCGAGATTTTGTTTTTCCGGAAGGTAATCCAAACGTTCGTGTGCCAATTAGTTCAATTCTTGAGGATAATCCATCAGGTTATAGTATCTCAAAACATCTTCAAGAATCTTATCTGTTTAAAAAAAATGATGGTAAACCCCAAATCGTGGATAAAAATTCACAGGGGCAGGTGAAGACCCTGGTCGCTAGTTATCATAAGATTCAGCGTCTCACTGGCACTTTTGTTCGTGGAGGTGAAACTGGCATCAGACTCTTTAGCGAACTCGAAGTGAAACGTCTTATGGGATTCCCCGACGATTTCATTGTTCCAGTATCCCGAACTCAGATGTATAGAGAGTTTGGAAATTCTGTTTGTGTTCCAATGGTTAGAGCTGTAGCAGATGCGATGAAACAAAAAATACGGTAG
- a CDS encoding LytTR family DNA-binding domain-containing protein has protein sequence MCIAIIDDQDNEAERTRTLLEDYCAQHGLPCTITRYTNGEDFLQFILENQHTANTPASTIPDLIFMDIEMPGLNGMDTARKIREAGNTSVLIFTTRLAQFATHGYEVDAIGYLLKPLDPYSFAMRLKKAVSLINAESATAVHNTISLNYRGNLSQIHAEDIIFVEVKGHYCIYQTVRGSFEVKESLTSAMEKLSSYNTFFLCSRFYVINLARVTTITDNMISLSGTPKTVKVSRLKKTELLERLGAL, from the coding sequence ATGTGCATAGCCATCATTGACGATCAAGATAACGAAGCCGAGCGCACACGCACCCTCCTCGAAGACTATTGTGCACAGCACGGTCTTCCTTGCACAATAACGCGCTACACGAATGGCGAAGACTTTCTGCAGTTCATCCTTGAAAACCAACATACCGCCAATACACCAGCCAGCACTATCCCCGATCTCATTTTCATGGATATTGAAATGCCTGGCTTAAACGGTATGGATACCGCACGAAAAATACGAGAAGCAGGAAATACTAGCGTACTGATTTTTACTACACGATTAGCACAGTTTGCCACGCACGGATATGAAGTAGACGCCATCGGTTATCTTCTCAAACCGCTTGATCCTTACAGTTTTGCTATGCGTCTCAAAAAAGCAGTGTCACTCATAAACGCAGAATCTGCAACTGCCGTTCACAACACTATTTCCTTAAACTATCGAGGAAATCTCAGCCAGATCCACGCCGAAGATATTATTTTCGTGGAGGTTAAAGGTCATTACTGCATATATCAAACAGTTCGAGGAAGTTTTGAAGTCAAGGAATCTCTCACGTCTGCAATGGAAAAACTCAGCTCGTATAATACATTTTTCCTGTGCTCACGCTTCTATGTGATTAATCTTGCCCGCGTCACCACTATTACCGACAATATGATTAGTTTAAGCGGAACACCAAAAACTGTGAAAGTAAGCAGATTGAAAAAGACAGAACTTCTTGAGCGCTTAGGAGCATTATGA
- a CDS encoding GHKL domain-containing protein — protein MIIPTDHLGVLRSAFLFTCEISLGLAIFLSRLHNRFSWKVLGFPILIFSYTIFSFISLRALNNNNITLGIITAYTGVLLLAGLYLHYVMGIAPMTTLICSILAYSTQHLSIRMVDVVQAALGLNIWLIHWTILPLCYLLIYFLLARNITLDEDKVRDKKVWVFLYFFVAALAIALGPIIERLGHTDVLIFSFYDALCIILAMLIIGLVLNNDSLSIDLEHEKQVDALHRQQYELTKDTIDSINIAAHDFTANLKNFANSADESSSDLSARVRNETLTHLDDSITTYKSIYHTGNIALDTVLTQKSLSCARMNITLLCMADGSALDFMREEDIFTLFMNLLDNAIEAVKNLQPPERRVIDISVCSENEHTHIHVENYFDGRLKERGGEFQTTKQDAKHHGFGMRSMKRICQKYQGTLTTSHDDSIFCVDIHF, from the coding sequence ATGATTATTCCCACTGACCATCTAGGAGTTCTTCGTTCTGCTTTTCTTTTCACATGTGAGATCAGTCTAGGATTAGCTATTTTTCTCTCACGGTTGCACAATCGTTTCTCATGGAAAGTGCTCGGTTTCCCAATCCTCATTTTTAGCTATACCATATTCAGTTTTATTTCTTTACGAGCTTTAAATAATAACAACATTACTCTCGGCATTATTACTGCATATACAGGAGTCTTGCTCTTGGCAGGTCTATACCTGCATTATGTGATGGGGATTGCTCCCATGACCACATTAATCTGCAGTATTTTGGCTTATAGCACTCAACACCTCAGCATACGTATGGTTGATGTTGTTCAAGCTGCTCTCGGGCTTAATATTTGGCTTATTCATTGGACGATTTTACCCCTATGCTATCTCCTCATCTATTTTCTGCTAGCACGCAACATCACACTAGACGAAGACAAGGTACGTGACAAAAAAGTCTGGGTTTTTCTCTACTTTTTTGTAGCAGCACTTGCTATTGCACTCGGTCCTATTATTGAACGTTTAGGGCATACAGATGTTCTCATTTTCAGTTTTTATGATGCGTTATGCATTATTCTTGCCATGCTCATTATTGGCTTAGTTCTCAATAATGATTCATTAAGCATTGATTTAGAGCATGAAAAGCAGGTTGATGCTCTGCACCGTCAACAGTACGAACTAACGAAAGACACCATAGATTCCATTAATATTGCTGCCCACGATTTCACAGCAAATCTCAAAAATTTTGCGAATTCTGCAGATGAATCCTCTTCTGACTTATCTGCTCGCGTGCGCAACGAAACACTCACTCATCTGGACGATTCCATTACTACATATAAATCCATTTATCATACTGGAAATATTGCCCTCGATACTGTTCTCACTCAGAAAAGTTTAAGCTGTGCACGTATGAATATCACTCTGCTATGTATGGCTGACGGCTCAGCACTTGATTTTATGCGAGAGGAAGACATCTTCACTTTGTTTATGAATCTGCTGGATAATGCCATAGAAGCTGTGAAAAATTTGCAACCACCAGAGAGGCGAGTCATTGACATATCCGTTTGCAGCGAGAATGAGCATACCCATATTCATGTGGAAAATTATTTTGATGGTCGACTGAAAGAGCGTGGTGGCGAATTCCAAACCACGAAACAAGACGCTAAACATCATGGTTTCGGCATGCGTTCTATGAAACGCATATGCCAAAAATATCAGGGAACGCTCACCACAAGTCATGATGATTCAATCTTTTGTGTAGATATACATTTCTAA
- a CDS encoding glycoside hydrolase family 3 C-terminal domain-containing protein gives MFSINIEDVYKMLDTMRGQLIALGIILALAVIITLAVNKKTVKNLAVRKMIHSQSWIAAVIGAIIAVSMILFGPLYSTLNLMSGSGKLTASTISAAKQLAEKIEDEGIVLLKNQNKSLPLKNNKINVFGWASTNPIYGGSGSGSMNDSYPTVSLLEGLQNAGFETNSALSDFYTKYRSDRPTAGMGGADWTLPEPESSSYSDEMLSDAQKFSDDAVVVLGRAGGEGTDLPNDMGAVKILNPGDKMEMSPMGPVGINYMNNSADYNDFEKGQGYLELSRTEKDLIDLVTSKFKNVTVVYNGANTLNLGFVDDYPQIQSVLWAPPAGQTGFNSLGKILKGTVNPSGKTTDTFIKDFSQAPWFNNIGAFGYTNTDDMAVQSLGGATTATFVNYNEGIYVGYKFFETAAAEGVLNYDEAVQYPFGYGLSYTNFSQTMSDISYADGKISFNVTVTNTGNVAGKTPVQVYYNPPYTNGGIEKSVANLVKFVKTKDLKPGESQTLPIEFDESEMASYDESGEGAYKLEAGDYEISINDNSHVKFASGHVDVAQTITYDDAHPRPSDKQAAHNEFSDAAGDGTVTYLSRADKFANLSEATAAPTNFELPEKYKSTMVAEKNYSDDKYLDKTDYTDEMPTTGAKNGVQLYQLYGKEYDDKLWDKLLDELTVEQMRDLISLAGFNTIAIDSIGKVRQSDIDGPAALNNNFTKQGSIGFPASVAVANTWNTDLATQYGDLIGKMAVEMRVTGWYAPGLNTHRSPYGGRNFEYFSEDGLLSGTIGAAQIAAAKKHGIYSFMKHFVMNDQETNRNNLLHTWSNEQAMREIYFKPFEYGVKEGGATAVMSAFNFIGNDWSGSTAPLLRTVLRGEWGFRGMVETDYAGVAFMIGNRAILNGNDAMLSTLSTYNMVTNTDNPKIVQAMREASHNILYATANSWVYKNGAPKAEIATWQWIYWGVVAVMAALLIAAEWLAITRFIKRRKA, from the coding sequence ATGTTTAGCATCAACATAGAAGATGTATATAAAATGCTTGACACTATGCGCGGACAGCTTATTGCTTTAGGCATTATTCTCGCGCTCGCAGTTATTATTACGCTTGCGGTCAATAAGAAGACCGTCAAAAATCTTGCTGTACGTAAGATGATTCATTCTCAGTCGTGGATTGCAGCAGTGATTGGCGCGATTATTGCTGTGTCAATGATTCTTTTTGGACCATTGTATTCCACATTGAATTTGATGTCTGGTTCAGGCAAATTGACTGCGTCAACTATTTCTGCAGCAAAACAGCTGGCTGAAAAAATTGAAGACGAAGGTATTGTTCTTCTGAAAAATCAGAACAAATCTTTACCTTTAAAGAATAATAAAATTAATGTGTTTGGCTGGGCGTCCACCAATCCGATTTATGGTGGTAGCGGTTCCGGCTCTATGAATGATTCCTATCCAACTGTATCTTTGTTGGAAGGATTGCAGAACGCTGGTTTTGAAACAAATTCTGCACTCAGCGACTTTTACACAAAGTATCGTTCTGATCGTCCAACCGCAGGTATGGGTGGAGCTGATTGGACTTTACCAGAACCAGAGTCCTCTTCTTATTCCGATGAGATGCTTAGTGACGCTCAGAAATTCTCTGATGATGCTGTAGTTGTGCTTGGTCGCGCGGGCGGTGAAGGTACTGATCTTCCTAATGATATGGGCGCTGTAAAGATTCTTAACCCAGGCGACAAGATGGAAATGTCTCCTATGGGTCCAGTCGGCATTAACTATATGAATAACTCTGCTGACTATAACGACTTTGAAAAGGGTCAAGGATATTTAGAGCTATCTCGCACTGAAAAAGACCTTATTGATTTAGTAACATCCAAGTTCAAGAATGTTACTGTAGTCTATAACGGTGCAAATACGTTAAATCTTGGTTTTGTAGATGATTATCCTCAGATTCAGTCTGTGCTGTGGGCTCCTCCTGCTGGCCAAACAGGTTTCAATTCGCTGGGTAAGATTCTTAAGGGTACTGTTAATCCTTCTGGTAAAACAACCGATACCTTTATTAAGGACTTCTCTCAAGCACCATGGTTCAATAATATTGGAGCATTTGGCTACACCAATACCGATGATATGGCTGTTCAATCTCTTGGCGGAGCAACAACTGCAACTTTCGTGAACTACAACGAAGGTATTTATGTGGGTTATAAGTTCTTTGAAACTGCTGCTGCAGAAGGTGTGCTCAATTATGATGAAGCAGTGCAATACCCATTTGGGTATGGATTATCGTACACGAACTTTAGTCAAACAATGAGCGATATTTCTTATGCAGATGGAAAAATCTCTTTCAATGTGACTGTTACTAATACAGGAAATGTGGCTGGAAAAACTCCTGTGCAGGTCTATTACAATCCTCCATATACAAACGGAGGTATTGAAAAGTCTGTGGCAAACCTCGTGAAGTTCGTCAAGACAAAGGATCTTAAGCCAGGTGAATCTCAGACCTTGCCTATTGAATTCGATGAATCAGAGATGGCATCGTATGATGAATCTGGCGAAGGTGCGTACAAACTGGAAGCGGGAGATTACGAGATTTCTATTAATGATAATTCTCACGTTAAGTTTGCTTCCGGTCATGTGGATGTGGCACAAACCATTACCTATGATGATGCTCATCCTCGTCCATCAGATAAGCAAGCTGCACATAACGAGTTCTCTGATGCTGCAGGCGATGGGACTGTTACATATCTCTCACGTGCAGATAAATTTGCAAATCTGAGCGAAGCAACTGCAGCACCAACAAACTTTGAACTTCCTGAGAAGTACAAGTCAACTATGGTTGCTGAAAAGAATTATTCAGATGACAAGTATCTCGATAAGACTGACTATACCGATGAAATGCCAACAACTGGTGCCAAAAATGGTGTGCAACTTTATCAGCTGTATGGCAAAGAATACGACGATAAGTTGTGGGATAAGCTTCTGGATGAGCTGACTGTGGAACAAATGCGTGATCTGATTAGCCTTGCAGGTTTCAACACGATTGCTATTGATTCCATTGGCAAGGTACGTCAAAGTGATATTGATGGTCCGGCAGCTTTGAATAACAACTTCACTAAGCAAGGTTCTATTGGTTTCCCAGCTTCTGTGGCCGTTGCTAATACATGGAATACAGATTTAGCAACCCAATACGGTGATCTCATTGGAAAAATGGCTGTGGAGATGCGTGTTACTGGATGGTATGCACCTGGTTTGAATACACATCGCAGTCCATATGGTGGCCGTAACTTTGAATACTTCTCTGAAGATGGTTTGCTGTCCGGCACCATAGGCGCAGCTCAGATAGCTGCAGCGAAGAAGCACGGTATTTACTCCTTCATGAAGCATTTTGTGATGAATGATCAGGAGACGAATCGTAACAACCTTCTTCATACGTGGTCTAATGAGCAGGCTATGCGCGAGATTTACTTTAAGCCATTCGAGTATGGTGTGAAAGAAGGCGGCGCAACAGCTGTTATGTCTGCATTCAACTTTATTGGTAATGACTGGAGTGGATCTACTGCACCATTGCTGCGCACAGTTTTGCGCGGTGAATGGGGATTCCGTGGCATGGTAGAAACTGATTATGCCGGTGTAGCGTTCATGATTGGTAACCGTGCTATCTTGAACGGGAATGACGCTATGCTCTCTACGCTGTCTACCTACAATATGGTTACCAATACAGATAATCCTAAGATTGTACAAGCTATGCGTGAAGCTAGCCATAATATTTTGTACGCCACAGCAAATAGTTGGGTGTATAAGAATGGTGCTCCAAAAGCTGAAATTGCCACATGGCAGTGGATCTATTGGGGAGTTGTCGCTGTCATGGCTGCCTTACTGATTGCTGCTGAATGGTTGGCAATTACTCGCTTTATCAAGCGTCGTAAAGCATAA
- a CDS encoding GH1 family beta-glucosidase has protein sequence MTRVFPQDFIWGTATASFQVEGAATEDGRSPSIWDTFCLREGAVIDKSDGSMACDQYHRYEEDIAIMKKLGVQAYRFSISWSRIIPDINGEVNAEGVAYYEKLIDALHSAGIKAFVTLYHWDLPQYLEDRGGWANRETAYKFADYVAAVAGAFGSKVDSWITLNEPWCSAYLGYGSGIHAPGVVDYHKALRAVHHLNLAHGLAVATLRDILGDDIDVSVTLNLAANIAETDSPEDLAAKRRADLMSNEVWLGPMLEGAYDPEIFEATRGITNWDYVLDGDLEIIHQPLQNLGINYYSSTHVTGAQEAESQIGNPVPAQEFVHGLPPQGELTAMGWNQEPAALTRMLVELSQRFPGLPLVITENGSAWDDEVSEDASAPGGKIVHDPRRVAYLNAHVNAVADAIEAGAPVAGYFAWSLLDNFEWAFGYTKRFGIVRVDYDTQERIWKDSAYRYQEIVGANAV, from the coding sequence ATGACACGTGTATTTCCACAAGACTTTATTTGGGGAACTGCAACAGCCTCATTCCAAGTAGAAGGTGCTGCAACCGAAGATGGTCGTAGTCCTTCTATTTGGGATACATTCTGCTTGCGCGAAGGTGCAGTTATTGATAAATCAGATGGTTCCATGGCTTGCGATCAGTATCATCGTTATGAAGAAGATATTGCGATTATGAAGAAGCTAGGTGTTCAAGCCTACCGTTTCTCTATCTCATGGTCACGCATTATTCCTGACATTAATGGTGAAGTTAATGCTGAAGGTGTTGCTTATTATGAGAAGCTGATTGACGCACTGCATTCTGCAGGAATTAAGGCGTTTGTGACACTCTATCATTGGGATTTGCCTCAGTATTTAGAAGATCGAGGCGGATGGGCAAATCGCGAAACAGCATACAAGTTTGCTGATTATGTTGCTGCAGTTGCTGGAGCTTTTGGCTCTAAAGTTGATTCATGGATTACTTTGAACGAGCCATGGTGTTCTGCATATCTTGGCTATGGTAGTGGTATTCATGCGCCTGGTGTGGTGGATTATCATAAGGCGTTACGGGCAGTACATCATTTGAACTTAGCGCATGGTTTAGCAGTTGCTACGCTGCGTGACATTCTGGGTGACGATATTGATGTATCTGTAACCCTCAATCTGGCAGCGAATATTGCGGAAACAGATTCTCCAGAAGATCTTGCAGCGAAGCGTCGAGCTGACTTAATGTCTAACGAAGTATGGCTTGGGCCGATGCTTGAAGGTGCTTACGATCCTGAAATTTTTGAAGCCACACGTGGCATTACTAATTGGGATTACGTGCTTGATGGAGATCTCGAGATTATTCACCAGCCATTGCAAAACTTGGGGATTAACTACTACTCGAGCACGCATGTAACGGGCGCGCAGGAAGCTGAATCGCAAATTGGTAATCCTGTTCCAGCTCAAGAATTCGTACACGGTCTGCCACCGCAAGGCGAACTAACAGCGATGGGTTGGAATCAAGAACCTGCAGCTCTAACTCGTATGCTCGTTGAGCTTTCACAGCGTTTCCCAGGACTTCCACTGGTTATTACAGAAAATGGATCCGCATGGGATGATGAAGTCAGCGAAGATGCTTCTGCTCCGGGAGGAAAAATTGTTCATGATCCTCGTCGAGTAGCCTACTTGAATGCTCACGTCAATGCTGTGGCAGACGCGATTGAAGCAGGTGCACCTGTTGCTGGCTATTTTGCATGGTCTTTGCTCGACAATTTCGAGTGGGCATTCGGCTACACCAAGCGATTCGGCATTGTGCGCGTCGACTACGATACACAAGAACGCATCTGGAAAGACTCGGCATATCGTTATCAGGAGATTGTTGGAGCAAATGCTGTGTAA
- a CDS encoding Fic family protein, whose amino-acid sequence MPKNDVFRQLIFIVVGVMMAYKAIRQMVAMSHSTRKPAEIARTYYSERVHHVSAVRTGIQSLNGYEFFAVMTAEMMCRVDHIYLTDQHIQARWNELDNCAHDFFHEKLIAHELDNTQAIEGIHSSWQQTAKAVEAAQHPQKKAVPLEKMAHIYLDLQRNTGSPRQASEIRDLYNFIMHDDQSADIQLEGLLFREGDVIISDPGQSQPTHRAVSGEYVESYMKQWLRLANDSCIPSLIRAVMCHFIFEYIHPFYDGNGRTGRYLLAMQLRNTLSMPAALSVSSAISRHKNQYYKAFEVAEHPLNCAELTMFVHTLLEFIDEELQELQHKLDENFFAYEMVKIMPVSKLVKLFMAQELYGYRSERGMSIGEISERLGMNRNRVASELNALINDDVMEQISNSSPADDAVVWGADETLRDFMHTRKLVKIQGSGQRASVFRFEKRGNA is encoded by the coding sequence TTGCCTAAAAATGATGTTTTTAGGCAACTAATTTTTATTGTGGTGGGGGTGATGATGGCGTATAAAGCAATCAGACAGATGGTAGCAATGTCGCATTCAACTCGTAAGCCGGCTGAGATTGCTCGCACATATTATTCTGAGCGTGTTCACCATGTCAGTGCGGTGCGAACTGGCATACAGTCCTTGAATGGTTATGAGTTTTTTGCGGTAATGACTGCAGAGATGATGTGTCGTGTTGATCATATCTATTTAACCGATCAGCATATTCAAGCCAGATGGAATGAGCTAGATAATTGTGCGCATGACTTCTTTCACGAAAAATTGATTGCTCATGAGCTAGATAATACGCAAGCTATTGAAGGAATTCATTCGTCATGGCAGCAAACAGCAAAAGCTGTAGAGGCAGCGCAACATCCACAGAAAAAAGCTGTGCCTTTAGAAAAAATGGCCCATATCTATCTCGATTTACAGCGGAATACAGGTAGTCCACGGCAGGCATCTGAAATTCGTGATCTGTATAATTTCATCATGCATGATGATCAGAGTGCAGATATACAGCTTGAAGGACTATTATTCCGCGAAGGCGATGTGATTATTTCTGATCCAGGTCAATCGCAGCCAACTCACCGGGCTGTGTCCGGTGAATATGTTGAATCATATATGAAGCAATGGTTGAGGTTGGCCAATGATAGCTGTATTCCATCGCTGATTCGAGCTGTTATGTGTCACTTCATTTTCGAATATATTCACCCATTTTACGATGGCAACGGCAGAACAGGGCGTTATCTCTTGGCAATGCAGTTACGCAATACGTTATCAATGCCAGCCGCCTTATCAGTATCTTCAGCTATATCACGCCATAAAAACCAGTATTATAAAGCATTTGAAGTAGCTGAACATCCTCTCAATTGTGCCGAGCTGACAATGTTTGTGCATACACTTCTTGAATTTATTGATGAAGAGCTCCAAGAATTGCAGCACAAACTTGATGAGAATTTCTTTGCCTATGAAATGGTTAAAATTATGCCAGTCAGTAAGCTCGTTAAACTTTTTATGGCGCAGGAATTGTATGGTTATAGATCTGAACGTGGCATGAGCATAGGTGAGATTTCTGAGCGCTTAGGAATGAATAGAAATCGAGTAGCATCAGAGCTAAATGCTCTGATCAATGATGATGTGATGGAACAAATTTCTAATTCTTCACCTGCCGATGATGCGGTTGTTTGGGGCGCAGATGAGACGTTGAGAGATTTTATGCACACAAGAAAGCTTGTAAAAATACAGGGGTCAGGGCAGCGAGCTAGCGTTTTTAGATTTGAAAAAAGAGGTAATGCCTAA